The region TTCCGGCGATACTGGTCTCGCCGTGGATCGCGCGGGGGACGGTAATCAATGAGGTGTTTGAGCATGCCTCCATTCCGGCCACGGTGACTGATTACTTTATCGGGAAATACGACGAGAGATCAGACCGCGAAAAGGCGGCAAATATGTTTCTCGAATCGATCAGCCTGACGAAGATGCGAAGTGACAATGATTGTCCAGCCTTTGCACTCGACTAGAGAGGAGACTTCCGACAATGCTTATACGCGTGGCAGCGCCACCAAAGACAGCTTTCAACCAGGATCGCCCCATCTCGGACCTGATCCGGTCTCAGGTGGAGCATCTGAAGCACGTAGAAGAACGGTTGAGTCGGAAACAGCGTCGCACGATTCCAAAAGGAGAGGTCAAGACTGAAGCCGAGGCAGCCGGATACATCGCGGCGATGACGGCTGTGCTGCAAAGCGGAGTGTGGGCCGGGCAGGTGGAGAAGATCGGTCCCAAAGTGGAGAGCATCCGGAAGCCTTTAAAGAAAGCGGCGAAGAAGAGTGGGAAGAAGGAGGCAACATCAAGCCGCATGCTGGCTCTGGCCGCCAGTGCCAATAAGAAAACGAGCGCTACACAAATAAAAAAGACAGCCAGCCGAACGAAGAAGACGGCGACTGGCCTAACCACAAAGAAGGCCGCTAAAAAGACTGAGCCATCGCGCAGCAGAAAGAAGAGATGATGCGATTCTCCCTTCTTTTTTCTATCGTTTTCCTCTCCGTAAGCGCCTTTGCTCAAGACGAGAGCAGGCTTGCACGTGATTTTCGTGTGGAAGGCGAGGCCCTGAAGAAGTGCGGTCAGTTCAGCTTGGGCAGCATGATGGACTGCGGACAGACCCTGGTGATGGGACAGCCCGTTCACATCGCCGTTGGAAATCTTGCACCGCAAAATGGATTCGGTGCAGGATTGGCATTTGTGGAGCACGCAAACCTGAAGAACGGATGGCGACTGAACTGGAACGCTGACGGTGTCGCAACGCCGAACGGATCATGGCGAGTCGGAGGCTTTATGAAGAGCTATCGTCTCGCTGGCGGTCTTCCACGACCAGTCTATCCAGGACAAGGGTCCGTCAAGGTCCCCAGAGGTCCGCTTTTCGGCTCTGCTCCGGTGCTGAATTTGTACAGCGATACAACATCTCTCAACCGCGTGGACTTTTATGGCCTGGGCCCAAACACCCCACAAGCCAGCCAGACGACGTTCGGGTTCCGCGAGAATATCACCGGAGTAAGCACGACGGTTCCACTGAACGGGTTTCTTCCGCAATTGCACCTTGCGCTGGCCGGGGAGCTGAACGGCAGGTTCCCTTCGGTCCGCAGCGGAAGCGAGAAATCGATTCTTTCGATCGAGCAGCGGTTCACAGAAGCTGATGCGCCGGGGCTGACAAGTCAATCTGTTTACTTTCAGCCGATGGAGGGAATACAGATACAACCTGCGTTATTCGCGGATACTCTTCGGCTGAACTATCGGGTTCAGTTCCAGCAGTTTGTCTCGGCGGGAGATTCGGCATATTCGTTCCGGCGGTGGAAGGGCGACTTCAGTCACGAGATCCCGCTTTATCGGTTGTTCTACGGCAGCCTGGGGAAAGCATACAGCAGAGGACGCGATACCGGTCCGAGCTCGCACAACGGTCCTGATGATTGTTCAGTCTCAAATCCCACTAGCTCTGCACTTCCCTGTCCCCGGGTATCGACCACGCAGAATCTGGAGGGAGCGATCACACTTCGCTTCTTCTTGTCGGAGTCGGTCGCGGGAGCCGGCAGCAGGGTTCCCTTCTACTTCGATCCGACGATCGGAGGCTCGGACATCAATAGCGACTCCATGCTCTCCAGCTATCCGGACTATCGCTTCCGCGGACCAAACATGATGCTGATGCGCGGAAAGATCGAGCATTCCATCGGCAAGCTTCCGATCGGAGCGATGTTCTCGGTCGATGAGGCAAAGATTGCGATGCGACGGGACGATATCTCGTTCGATCATCTGAAGCAGTCGTTTGCTGCTGGCCTGACCGTCCGCGCAGGAGGCCTGCCGGTTTTCTATCTGCTGTTCGCGTGGGGGGGGCCCGAGGGTCACCATACGATTGCGAATCTCAGCCCAACACTGCTGGGAGGGTCATCCCGGCCATCGCTTTTCTAGCTATTTTTTGAAGACGAGATACCCCCAGCGCTCCGGCACGTGCATATTGACAACTCCCTGGGGAGACCATACCCAGTTGTCTTCTTTGGGATTGCCCGGCTTCCACTCCACCCGGCTAAAGTTAATGCGCCAGGTGGTGCCCTCGTGCGGCTGGGGGACAGACTGCCGGGAGGCAAAGGCGGTCCAGGGGATGGCAATCTCCAGCGTCCAGCCTGGGTCGGTATCGGTGGAGTTATTCAGAGTTCCATGAAGGGCGACGGCTGTCTTCAGGCCGTCGAGTTCGAAGCTGTTGTCGGCGTGACCGCCGTAGCGGTAAGGCTTGTCCAAATAAAGGTCCCAGCCGGTATTGAGAGCATTCATCTCGAACTCGAAGTAGCCGTCCTGCTCCGGCAACGGCTTGAGGAAGACCTCGAAGTCGTTGTCATGGAAGATCACGGCATCATGTCGGGTGATCGTCGCCTTGATATCGGGCTCCTGCAGCTCGGCGGCGATATAGAGGTAGTGGTCGTCCCAAAGCATCTTTGCGCGGGTGCGGAAACGGGGCTTCGGTTTGACGACTCCCTCAATATCGACAAAGTCATCGGTCCATTTGGCGTGCTTCCATTCGCGCTTATTCAGGGTTCCGTCGATCACGGCAGGCTCCGTGGCACGGTGAACTTGATAGGCCTTCGGCTTTCCAGCGGGCGGTGCCAGTGGAGCAGGAGCTTTGTGCTGCGCCAGGGCTTCCTGACTGAGAATAGTCGGGGCCAGGAGAACAAGAACGCCGCAGCGGAGAATACCTGAAAGAGGCACGATGACTCCTTGAAGAGAATTCTTTGGCATCAACTCCGAACGCCAAGAGGAACTCACACCTTTATATCCTGCGGTTTGATACATGACGAAGCAGATTGATTGGAATGACTGTCCACACGAATGCAGGAGCGCTAAAATGCTTGCGAATGACAAGTGCAAAGACGAGGTTGCGTGTATCTCAAGCACCACGGTGGTGGAGCTGCCGGCCAAAACTTCGCTGCCTCCGGAGCCTCATGCTATGGACCGCTGGCGGATTCGTGTTGGTTGCGAGCCTTGCTCCGTTGCACGCGCAGGACAGTCAGTTAACCCACGCCGCGCAACTGATGCAAGCAGGCGATTATGCTGGCGCGGAACAGGTCTGGAGGCAACTGGCGAAATCTCATCCTACAAACGCCGTCGTTCACGCCAACCTTGGAGTGGTTCTGGCACAGCAAAATAAATTACCTGCTGCAGTCGCCGAGTACCGCAGATCGCTACAGCTTAAGCCGTATCAACCGGAGGTCCAGTCGAACCTCGGAATTGCGGAGTTCAAGCAAGGGCATTTCGAGAACGCGATCAGCGTTCTGAAACAGGTCGCCAGGCAAAATCCTGGGGATCAGCGGAGTGCGATTCTGATCGGGATGAGCTACTACGGGCTGCGTCAATATCAACGCGCCGCCGAGTTCCTGAGGCCGGCCGTGCAACGCGACCCCTCCAACCTGGAACTGAAAAACGTGCTGGCACAAAGCTGCCTGTGGAGCAGGCAGTATGACTGCGCGATGGCACAGTTCAAAGACATGCTGGCAATCAATCCGGAGTCGGCACAGGCCCATATGTTGATGGCAGAGGCGCTGGATGGGATGGGGAAGACAGATGAGGCAATTGAGGAGCTGGCGGAGACGGCGCGCACCTCTCCGCAGGAGCCGGTACTGCACTTCGAACTGGGGTATCTGTATTACAAGCAGGGAGAGTATGACAAGGCTTCTCCGGAGCTGAAGGCCGAGGTTGCGAATAACCCGGGATATGCGCAGGCATATCTTTACCTGGGGGACATTGCACTCCACAACAACGATAATGAAGTCGCGCAGCAGTATCTGAACAAGACTCTTGAGCTACAACCGGCAAGCCGCCTGGCTCACTTCGACATCGGTTGCGTGTATATGAACCAAGGAAAGAATCAGGAGGCGATTGAGGCATTCCGTCGTGCAATTGAGCTGGACCCTTCGCAACCGGATGCGCATTACAGGCTGGCTCGCGTTTACTCTGCCGTGGGACAAAAGCAGAAAGCCGCGGAAGAACTGACGAAGACAAAACAGCTTCACCAGAAGACCGATGACAGCCTGATCGAAAAGATCTCCGGAGGCAGTGCAAGGCAGCAGTAGCAGAATGTCGCACGACCAGCAGGCGGGAGACGATGAAGAACAATAAGGCCTCAACAATATCCCGTCGCAGCTTTCTTTGGATGGGCGCTGCGTCCACCATCAGCCTGGCGCAAGGCGTGGCTACCAGAAACGTGAAGCCGGTTCCCCGCGGCAAGCCATCGGGGATTCCATTTGACGCCCGATTTACCGATGTCGCGGCTCAGGCCGGACTTACTCTCCCCGTTATATACGGAGGGCTGGAGCACAAGAATTACATCCTGGAGACGGTGGGATGTGGGGTCGCGTTTTTTGATTATGACAATGACGGCTGGCTTGACGTATTTGTCCTTTCCGGAAAGCGGCTGTCAGATGGCGCATCGGATTCGGGCAATCGGCTGTACAAAAATAATCGCGATGGGACGTTTACAGATGTCACCGAAAAGGCAGGCCTGACCCATCATGGATGGGCCAGCGGGGTGACTGTCGGCGACTACAACAACGATGGCTTCGAGGATATCTTTGTCACCTGTTACGGGCAGAACATTCTTTACCACAACAATGGCGACGGCACCTTTACGGATGTAACTGCGAAGGCAGGCCTTCTGTACGGAGGTGCGCCCAGGTGGGGTTCGGGATGCACATTCGTCGACTACGACCGGGATGGACACCTGGATCTGTTCGTCTCCAACTATGTTGATCTGCATATGGATCGGATTCCAAAGCCCGGCGCCAATCCATACTGCAACTTCAAGGGAGTGGCTGTTAACTGCGGACCGCGAGGGCTTCCCATGCCGCGAAACTATCTCTATCGCAATCAGGGAGACGGCACCTTTCGCGATGTGACGCAGGAGATGGGGGTTGCAAAAGCGCAGCGCACCTATTCGATGACTGCTGTCGCTGCGGACCTGGACGAGGATGGCTGGACGGACATTTACGTCGCCTCCGACTCCACTCCGAGCCTGCTTCTGCTCAATCGACATCGGCTTCCATTCAGCGAAGAGGGAGCAGAACGAGGTGTTGCCTTCAGCGCCGATGGAGCCGAGCAAGCAGGGATGGGCGTTGCTATTGGCGACTATAACCTGGACGGTCACCTCGACATCTTCAAGACGCACTTCTCCGACGACACCAACGTGCTTTACAGGAACGACGGCAAGGGGGAGTTTACCGATGTCACGCTTGCGAGCGGGTTCGGTGTAGAGACACGTTACACATGCTGGGGCACGGGATTTGCCGACTTCGATAACAATGGATGGCCCGACCTTGCAGTAGTCACGGGTTCTGTCTACCCAGAGGTAGAAAGGGCACTCCCGAACTACCCACTCAAGACTCCACGGTTCATCTTTAGGAATCTTGGCAATGGGAAGTTCGAGGAGCTGATCGATGAAGCTGGCCCTGGAATAGCGGCATCACACTGCAGCCGGGGATGCGCGTTTGGCGACTTCGACAATGATGGCGATGTCGATATGATTGTCGTAAATCTGAACGAGCCACCATCGCTGTTGCGAAACGATCTAAAGAACAATCTGAGATGGCTGAAGGTCCTTCTGATAGGGACAACGTCCAATCGGAGCGCCATCGGCTCACGGGTGATAGCGAAATATGGCGGCAAGACGCAGGCTCAGGCCGTGCTAGGGCAATCCAGTTTTTACTCCGTCAATGACCGGCGGCTGCACTTTGGAGTAGGTGAAAACACTCACGCAGACCTGGAAGTCCATTGGACCAATGGTCTGGTCGAACGATTCACCGGCATTGAGACGAACCAGTTAGTGACGATTACCGAGGGAAAAGGCATCGAGACGTCGGCGCTCGGTTCAACGGCAAAATAAATCAGGGATGCCGTCGACGACACGGCATCCCCGATTCAGTGGATTTGGGTTAGAAGGAGAATTTAGCTCCCAACTGAAGCGTTCTCGGATCATAGGTCGAGGTGACCTGTCCGAAGTTCGCGTCGTTGGATGCGGAATCAATTCCATTGAATTGTGTGTGATTGAAGGTGTTGAAGGTCTCCAACCTCAATTGGAGTCTTACAGACTCGGTGAATGCAAACGACTTGAACAGCGCCATGTTGAAGTTGAAGAGCCCGGGCAGTCGGACTGCATCCTTGCCGGCATTCCCGAATCCCTGATTCGGGCCGCCGTTCCATGGAGCAGTCGGGTCGGCAAAGGCGCTCTTATCGAACCACGCCAGTCTGGTCTTGGGATACCGGACTCTCGAGACCTGGTTCGGCCGGTTCGTTGTGCCGCCTCCAAGACCAAGCGTGTCCACACCGGTGTAGCGGAGCGGTTGCGGCGCTCCAGCCTGCGCAACGGTGATTCCCGACAGCTCCCAGCCTCCCAGAACGGCTTTCTTAAAACCGTTGCTGCTGTCACGGAAGAACGGGAGTTGGTAGATGTAATTTGCTGTGAAGATATGACGGCGATCAAACGTTCCTGAGCCGCGGTCATATTCCCGGTTGAACGGATTGGAAAGAGCGCCGAGATCATTGGCAACGATATCGATCTCATGCGAGTAGGTGTAGGCGAGCTGGAAGGTCACCCCATGCCGGTTCTCCATCCGCATACCCGCCTGAAGTGAGTGATAGCTGAAGTTGCTCTGGTTCTCTTGTTGATTGATGGAGCTGAATCCTGGATAGATCCGATAGAGATTTGGATTGAGGCTGCCCGCCGCAACTCCCTGGCGTAGATCGTAGGGGTTCGATGGATTATTAGGATTCGTCAGAGGGAGAGTATTGATAGCACGATCATTGCTCTGGCTCCAGCCCAGGGAGCCAACGTACTGTACAACGGCAATCACTGCAGGAGCGAGTTGACGTTGAACTCCCAGACTGAACTGAGCAGTCCCTGGTGGAGTGTAATCGTACTGCAGCGTAGTCATCGTGGATGGAAATGCTTGTGTGGTGGTAGCACCGGTCAGAGCGCTTTGTTGCGGGTTCGAGAAGTACACGTTGTTTGCTGAAGGCTGATAGGCGAACGGCGGGTTGAGAGCGGCGTTATAAACGTCATTCCCCTGCACACGCTCAAAGAACATACCGAAGCCGCCGCGAACCACGGTGCTTCCTGAACCAGGAAGAGTGTAAGCAAACCCAATACGTGGTTGGAAAGTGTGGTACTGATTTTGCACATTCCCCCGTGGGAATCCATTAACGCCTGCTTCACGCATTCCATTGAGGTAGAACGGGCGTCCCTGGAATGCCGTCAGAGAAGAAGGGTTGAGAGTTCCGTCGGGGTTCAATGGATATGGCAAGGTTCGATCGTATAGATTCGGGACGAAATTCGCGAACTGATCGTAGCGCTCGAAGGCATGCGGCATTCCGTCGAACCGTAGTCCCAGGTTGAGAGTGAGGCGAGGAACAATGCGCCAATTATCGTTCACATAGAAACTATAGTTGTTGTTTACCCAGTGTTTGCCTGCCAGGTATTCCAGCTGGGTAAAGCTGGCCGCATCGCCTAAGAGGAAGTTGATATACGAGTCTTTCGAGAATGAGCTGTTGTTGAAGACCGCCGTTCCCTGGGTATTCGCCTGCAATTGCTGGTTCTTGACAGCATGCAGCCACGAGAAGCCGAACTTGAACTGGTGCAGGCCTTTGTTCCATGAGAGGTCGTCACGAACCTCATACCCCATGTAAGAGTTCTTCCAGGGGAAGTAGCTCGAGCTCCAGTTGGTGTTGTACGGTCCACCCAGCTGAATCTCGGGCATGCGGTTGCCGAAGTTGTTTGCTCCGGGGAAGAAGCTGGTTGCCGTCCAGCCCTGTGGCTTTGCCGATACGCCAACAGGATCGAGATGAATGGTGTTGCCGCTGAAGAGAAATGCGGTCTCATTTAGCAGGTTAGGCGACAGAGTCTGAGTCAGCTTGATCGTCGACGACCATGATGGATTCTTCATTGCCGTTCCTACCGTAGGGTAGGAGCTGTTGCCCCAGAGTGGAGGATAGTAGGTCTGATCCACACCGTCGTGAAGGTAATGTCCCATCAACTGCAGCTTCGTGTTGATGGCGTGATCGATACGAACGACGTCCTCTCGCACATTCGTCGGCTGAGGAATCGATGAGATGTACTGACTTGCGCCGAAGTTCGGCTTCGGGAAGGTACCCGCATTCAACTCCAGTACTGCATTCTGATCAATCAATTCCCGGGGAATGACGTTATTGGGGAAAGGCTGTCCGGGGGTCAAACCTCTCCCGGCATAGATCGCGAGCTTTGCAGGATCACTGGTAACGGGCACAACCGGAACAGTTCCGTTGGACGGCACCTGATAGGTAAGATCCTGTCCGGGCTGAGCGAAGTTATTCGATGCGATGGTGTTTACAGTTGACGGGGCGCTTCCCTGCACCAGCTTTCTCCATTCTTCATTGACAAAGAAGAAGGTGCGATTGCGCGCATTATTGTAGATGTGCGGAATCCAGAGCGGGCCACCGATGTTGCCGCCAAAGTTATTCAAGCGAAACTTTGGCCTGGGCTGGCCGGCAAGATTGGTGAAGTAGTGGTTGGCATCGTATGCCTCGTTCCGGTTGAACTCCCAGAGACCTCCATGGAATTTGCTGGTTCCGGAGCGAAGCACCATCAGAATCGTTCCGCCGGACCCGAGTCCGTAGTCGGGGCTGTAATTGCTGTCGAGTGTCTGAAACTGTGCGAGTGCGTCGACTGAAGGGAGTGAGCTGAAGCAGCCACCGCAGCCGCGATCATTCAGCTCGCCGCCATCCAGCAGGTAGACGTTGTGCGAGGTTCTTGTTCCGTTGAAGCTGATCCCGTTTGCCGAAGTGAGCGCGTTCACGCCCCCGAACGCAGGCAGGTTATTGGAGACGCCCATGCCGAGCGCCGCCAGGGAGACGACGTTGCGACCGTTCGTCGCCAACTGCGTCACCTGCTCACCGCTGATCAGGTTACTGACCTCGCTGGTCTCGGACTGCAGTTGCAGTGCGTTGGCCTCGACCGTGATGGTCTGGGTTTCGCTGCCGACCGTCAGCTCGAAGTCCTGCTTGACGGTCTGAGCTGTGTTCACGACGATGTCGGTTTTGGTGTACTTCTGAAATCCCGGGGCTGTTACGTCCAGTTTGAATCGTCCGATGCCGACGTTGGCAAAGAGGTAGATACCAGCGTTATTGGAGACCGCCTTCCTGGTCTGACCGGTTGCAGGATTCGTAAGCGTGAGATCGGCATTGGCGATGACGGCTCCAGAAGAGTCCATTACGGTTCCGGTAATGGTTGCATTCTCCTGGCCCCAGCTGGATGGCGCAAACAGCACCATACTTAAAACAACGAGCAAGAAACTTAGATTTCGGCGCACGGTGTGACCCTCCAAAAACATCCTGCAGTCTTACAGCGAGCAATCTGTCCTTCCAGTCAATGCATGGGGAAAATGCGATTTTCTGGAAAACGTTTTCTATTGACCTGAGATAAATCCTGCAAACAAAGTGTTTCGAGCGAATTTACCCTGTGAGCTTTATTTCACGTCTTGTAAAAATCATGCGGTCTTCGCCGCAGGGGGAGCCTGATTCCTTGAAGCGGTCGCAGCTTAAATAAACGCCCTCGGATTTGTCAAGCTAATTTATGGGCGATATTTATACGATTTTGTTTCCAGAACAGACAGTTTTGCCCTCCTCTTCCCCGCCTCACGGCTAAGGGGCTTTGACAGGACACGGCATGCCGAAAGAAGTCGGTAAATCCCGCTCAAACCGCTGCAGAAGTCCGATCGATTGCAATGAATGGGGTTGACGCTCGCAAAAAGGAGCGACTACCGTAATGCTTCAGAAACTGTAATAACGTTTACTCAAATAAAAACCACATGTGGGAACCGGGAGGGACAGCACATTGAAATTGCGTTTACCGATCGTGCGGGAGGGCGCTCGACGCTATCGACTTCATTATGCGGCAACGAGCCTTGGGCTACTGTTGCTATCCAATGCCGCATATGCGCAGTCAGGCCAGACAGCAGCCATCTCTATCAAACTGGACAGCCCCGCTCACAAAGTAAGCCCGATGCTATACGGCCTGATGACAGAAGAGATTAACTTTTCTTACGATGGCGGCCTGTATGCGGAGATGGTTCGAAACCGAACCTTTGGTGGACGCCGGCATTCGCAGCCAGCCCACTGGTTTGTCGTTGAGCACGGAAACAGCAGCGGAAAGATGGAGATCGACGATTCCAACGGTCCAAGCGAAGCGCTCCAGAACAGCCTGTTGATCGACGTGGCCAAGGCAGATGCACAAAACCCCTTGGGCGTTTACAACGAAGGCTACTGGGGAATGGCGGTTCACCCGAACACAACCTACAAAGCCTCGTTTTATGCGAAGACTGACCAGGCTGATGAAGGACCGATCAACCTGTCCCTGATCAACAATGACAGCGGAAAGGTCGTCGCGTCTGCAGCCAGTGGAGCGATCTCCGGCCAGTGGAAGAGATACGAGGTCCTGCTGAAGACAGGGCAGGTAGAACCCAGTTCCAAGAATCACCTGCAGTTGACGGTATCTCATCCGGGCAAGGTATGGATCAGTCTGGTCTCTCTCTTTCCGCCGACATACAAGGACCGCGATAACGGGAACCGGCCGGACCTGATGGAAAAGATGAAGGCCATGAATCCGAAGTTTCTTCGTCTTCCCGGTGGAAACTACCTGGAGGGAGATGAGATTCAGGATCGCTTCGACTGGAAGACGACCATTGGCCCGCTGGTAGATCGTCCGACTCATCCTAGTCCGTGGCGCTATCAGTCTTCGGATGGCATGGGTCTTCTGGAATTTCTGGAGTGGACCGAAGACCTGGACATTGAGCCTGTGCTCGCGGTCTACGCCGGATATTCCCTAAAAGGGGCGCATGTGAATGCCGGTCCTGCTCTCACACCTTATGTTCAGGATGCACTCGACGAGATCGAATTTGCCACTGGCGGTACCGATACTCCGTGGGGAAAGAAGCGCGCCCAACTAGGCCATCCAAAACCATTTCCATTGCACTACGTCGAGATCGGAAACGAGGACTGGTTTGACCGTTCGGGCAGCTACGAGTCGCGTTTCGCCCAATTCGATAAGGCCATCAAAGCCCGTTATCCCAATCTCAAAACCATCGCCACCATGCCGTTGAAGCGAATCAAGCCGGATGTTCAGGATGATCACTATTATCTGCGTGCAGTCGAGAGCTACGAACACGCCAGCAAGTACGACACAGCAGACAGGAATGGACCGAAGATCTTTGTAGGCGAGTGGGCCACTCGGGAAGGTTCTCCGACGCCAAATCTCAACTCAGCTCTGGGCGATGCAGCCCTGATGACCGGCTTCGAACGTAATAGCGATCTGATTGTGATGGCTTCGTATGCTCCCATGTTCGTGAACGTCAATCCTGGAGGCATGCAGTGGGAGAGCGATCTGATTGGCTATGATGCCATGTCCAGCTATGGGTCGCCGTCGTACTACGCTCAGGTGCTGTTCGCAAAATATCTGGGAGACACGGTTCCAACCTCGTCAGCCGATCACCTTTCACAGCGATTCTTCTACTCCGCGACTACATCAGGTGCGCAGAAGAAGCTGTATCTGAAGCTGGTGAATGGCAACTCTGTGCCTCAAACGGTTACGCTTCATCTGGAAGGCAAGAGAGTGCAGCCTACGGGGATTGTAGAGACGCTTGGAGGAAATAACCCGGCTGAGACAAACTCTATCACTGAGCAGAAGAGGATCGTGCCGGTGAGATCGGAGCTTACAGGCATCAAGGAGACGTTCGAGCACACGGTTCCTGCATACTCGATCCAGATCCTGGAACTTTCGACTGACTGAGCTTTACTTCTTTGATCTCGCAGGCCTTCTTTTAGACAGGCCTGCGAGGCTACCCTTTGGGATCGAGGTGGACTGGCGAACAACGAGCCGCGTCGTTACTGCCTCATAGGCTGCCTTCCGGCTGTCCTCCTCTTTCAGACTTGCAATCAAAGTTCTGACAGCATTGGTTGCAATCTCACGCCCGGACATTCTGACCGTTGTAAGCGGCGGAAGCACATACCTCGCGATGCCGATATCGTCAAACCCAATCAGGGAAACATCACCCGGAATCTTCATTCCCAGCCGCGAAACAGCGTGCATCGCACCAATTGCGGTCATGTCGTTCGAACAGACGATTGCGGTTGGCGGTCCGGGAAGCTTCAGCAGGTGCTCGGCTCCTTTCGATCCGCCCTCCATCGTATAGTCCCCCACATAGACATACTCATCTGGCAGATCGAGGCCGATGGAGGTCACAGCAGATCGGAAGGCCTGTTCACGCGCCTGCGCAGAATGTAAGCCCGTCGGTCCTGCGATGAAACCTATACTTCTGTGCCCCAGCACAGCGAGATGCTGCACAGCTTCGTGGATTCCGTGGTCATAGTCGATGTGGATGGCGGAGAAGCCCTTTTTCTCAGGAGCAACATCGATAAAGACCATGGGAATCTTCTTCAGCGCAAACCGCTCCAGCAGCGGCTCTTCTATCCCGAAGGTCATCACGGCAACGCCATCCACCTTTCGTTCCAGCATGCGCTGGACGCAGGCTTCCATGCGACGCAGGTCATAGCCCGTTGAACCGATCAGAGTCTCATATCCCGCGGCTACGGCCTCCTCTTCGAATCCCTGGATAAGCTCCGGGAAGAAGGGATTCGTAATGTCGGAGATGATGACGCCCAGCAATCGGCTGCGGCCGCTGACAAGAGCGCGCGCCTGGTTATTCGGGATGTAACCGAGCTTTGAGATCGCCTCCCAGACACGTTTGCTCAGAGCTGGATCGACATTGGCGATATTGTTGATGACGCGCGACACAGTTGCAACAGACACTTTCGCGCTGGCGGCAACAGTACGGATGTCGATGCGCCGCTCCACATGCCTGCTGGCAGATTTCGTGCTTTCCTTATTTGCGGAAGGTCCCGCTTTCCTTCTGCTCATCTGTCCTTTCCATGCGCCCTATCGAAATGATGTACCTAAACCCAGCAGTTCAGGGCAATAATTTCCACGTCTCGCCTCAATTATCAATAATTTTCGTCAAACGCGTCTTTGTATGCTGATTTGAGACGGACGAATTCTGTCATAAAGGACAAGCTGCACAGAACTGTTATTTTCCCAACAGGAGACCCAGTCAACAAAATGCGTGCATCCACTTGGAAGATCGGGATCACCGCCGGATTAGGCGGATTGCTGTTCGGCTTCGATACTGCCGTCATCGCTGGCACTACAGACGCAATCACACAACTGTTTCACCTCACTCCGGCCCAACTTGGCATCACGGTAACGAGCGCGCTGCTGGGCACCATTCCCGGCGCTGCCTTTGCCGGGATTCCGAGTGACCGCTTCGGACGCCGCACCTGCCTTAAGATGCTGGGACTGATCTATATCGTCTCGGCGCTGGGATGCGCGTTGGCCTGGGACTGGCCCTCTTTCCTCGTCTTCCGCACCATTGGCGGAATCGGAATCGGAGGCTGTTCGGTGGTTGCACCGATGTACATCGCCGAGGTATCGCCTGCAGAACACCGGGGCCGCATGGTGGGGATGTTCCAGATCAACGTCGTGCTGGGCATCCTGGTCGCCTACGTCTCCAATTTCATCATCTC is a window of Edaphobacter sp. 12200R-103 DNA encoding:
- a CDS encoding carboxypeptidase-like regulatory domain-containing protein, with the translated sequence MVLFAPSSWGQENATITGTVMDSSGAVIANADLTLTNPATGQTRKAVSNNAGIYLFANVGIGRFKLDVTAPGFQKYTKTDIVVNTAQTVKQDFELTVGSETQTITVEANALQLQSETSEVSNLISGEQVTQLATNGRNVVSLAALGMGVSNNLPAFGGVNALTSANGISFNGTRTSHNVYLLDGGELNDRGCGGCFSSLPSVDALAQFQTLDSNYSPDYGLGSGGTILMVLRSGTSKFHGGLWEFNRNEAYDANHYFTNLAGQPRPKFRLNNFGGNIGGPLWIPHIYNNARNRTFFFVNEEWRKLVQGSAPSTVNTIASNNFAQPGQDLTYQVPSNGTVPVVPVTSDPAKLAIYAGRGLTPGQPFPNNVIPRELIDQNAVLELNAGTFPKPNFGASQYISSIPQPTNVREDVVRIDHAINTKLQLMGHYLHDGVDQTYYPPLWGNSSYPTVGTAMKNPSWSSTIKLTQTLSPNLLNETAFLFSGNTIHLDPVGVSAKPQGWTATSFFPGANNFGNRMPEIQLGGPYNTNWSSSYFPWKNSYMGYEVRDDLSWNKGLHQFKFGFSWLHAVKNQQLQANTQGTAVFNNSSFSKDSYINFLLGDAASFTQLEYLAGKHWVNNNYSFYVNDNWRIVPRLTLNLGLRFDGMPHAFERYDQFANFVPNLYDRTLPYPLNPDGTLNPSSLTAFQGRPFYLNGMREAGVNGFPRGNVQNQYHTFQPRIGFAYTLPGSGSTVVRGGFGMFFERVQGNDVYNAALNPPFAYQPSANNVYFSNPQQSALTGATTTQAFPSTMTTLQYDYTPPGTAQFSLGVQRQLAPAVIAVVQYVGSLGWSQSNDRAINTLPLTNPNNPSNPYDLRQGVAAGSLNPNLYRIYPGFSSINQQENQSNFSYHSLQAGMRMENRHGVTFQLAYTYSHEIDIVANDLGALSNPFNREYDRGSGTFDRRHIFTANYIYQLPFFRDSSNGFKKAVLGGWELSGITVAQAGAPQPLRYTGVDTLGLGGGTTNRPNQVSRVRYPKTRLAWFDKSAFADPTAPWNGGPNQGFGNAGKDAVRLPGLFNFNMALFKSFAFTESVRLQLRLETFNTFNHTQFNGIDSASNDANFGQVTSTYDPRTLQLGAKFSF
- a CDS encoding alpha-L-arabinofuranosidase C-terminal domain-containing protein, coding for MKLRLPIVREGARRYRLHYAATSLGLLLLSNAAYAQSGQTAAISIKLDSPAHKVSPMLYGLMTEEINFSYDGGLYAEMVRNRTFGGRRHSQPAHWFVVEHGNSSGKMEIDDSNGPSEALQNSLLIDVAKADAQNPLGVYNEGYWGMAVHPNTTYKASFYAKTDQADEGPINLSLINNDSGKVVASAASGAISGQWKRYEVLLKTGQVEPSSKNHLQLTVSHPGKVWISLVSLFPPTYKDRDNGNRPDLMEKMKAMNPKFLRLPGGNYLEGDEIQDRFDWKTTIGPLVDRPTHPSPWRYQSSDGMGLLEFLEWTEDLDIEPVLAVYAGYSLKGAHVNAGPALTPYVQDALDEIEFATGGTDTPWGKKRAQLGHPKPFPLHYVEIGNEDWFDRSGSYESRFAQFDKAIKARYPNLKTIATMPLKRIKPDVQDDHYYLRAVESYEHASKYDTADRNGPKIFVGEWATREGSPTPNLNSALGDAALMTGFERNSDLIVMASYAPMFVNVNPGGMQWESDLIGYDAMSSYGSPSYYAQVLFAKYLGDTVPTSSADHLSQRFFYSATTSGAQKKLYLKLVNGNSVPQTVTLHLEGKRVQPTGIVETLGGNNPAETNSITEQKRIVPVRSELTGIKETFEHTVPAYSIQILELSTD
- a CDS encoding LacI family DNA-binding transcriptional regulator, translated to MSRRKAGPSANKESTKSASRHVERRIDIRTVAASAKVSVATVSRVINNIANVDPALSKRVWEAISKLGYIPNNQARALVSGRSRLLGVIISDITNPFFPELIQGFEEEAVAAGYETLIGSTGYDLRRMEACVQRMLERKVDGVAVMTFGIEEPLLERFALKKIPMVFIDVAPEKKGFSAIHIDYDHGIHEAVQHLAVLGHRSIGFIAGPTGLHSAQAREQAFRSAVTSIGLDLPDEYVYVGDYTMEGGSKGAEHLLKLPGPPTAIVCSNDMTAIGAMHAVSRLGMKIPGDVSLIGFDDIGIARYVLPPLTTVRMSGREIATNAVRTLIASLKEEDSRKAAYEAVTTRLVVRQSTSIPKGSLAGLSKRRPARSKK